The following is a genomic window from Chanos chanos chromosome 1, fChaCha1.1, whole genome shotgun sequence.
GTTGTTGATTTGTCATAACAGTGAAATatcaatcatcatcatcatcatcattattatcatcgtcatcatcagaACAGTCATTTACAGTTAGCTTGTAGACAGTGTATCAAAAGTTAACGTTACCTGCTATATCCCAGAGGTGTAGTCTCAccactgtgtttctgtcccAGTTTATAATTTTCAAAGCAAAGTCAGCACCAACTGATATTTTATAACCTTCGGCATACTGGTTTTTCACAAGTCGCCTGACCAGGCTGGTCTTACCCACTTCAGTATCTCCAATCACCAAAACCTTATATAAATGCTCTGTTACTGTTGATTCTGCATCCGTTTGCATTTTGAATTACAGCTAAATCCACGGTCACTCGTCTAAATAGAAAGAGTTTCCTGTTTAACTTTTCATGTCATTCCTCATAATTTACTCACACAGTTTTTTGGGTCACATGTTCAGTGAACCAATCACAGACACgtaaatatatttacaacaTTATGTAGATTGCTGCAATTGTCCAAAGTTCAGTTGTGAATTACCCGACCTCTCAAACATTCACTTCAAACACTATGCCTGAGCTACGCTTGGTAGAAGCATTATTAGCTACATGGTAAGACCTTCtataaatataacaaaaacaactcaaggagaatattataaaaatatttaattcaaTGTTACTCTAAgaaaacactcattttctaaTATCAGTTTTCAACAAATGTACTATAGTAACCTATTGTAGCAATATACAGTGTATCAAGTAACATCTACGTATAGTTTAAAAGAATCATTGATAACCAGAAAAATCATCATGTTCACAGCTAAAGTTCTACCCAAATACAAGTCCTAATCTACTGAATGCATCCTGCAGGCTTTGAACAACAAGATTACAAACATACAAGATTAACCACAATGTCTTATTAATATAGATTTATCTAAAAAGTTACCCAAATTCAATGCAGTCTGCAAAATGATTAAATCttttaactaaactaaataGATATTAGTAACATTAATTCAATTTAAATGGTCACAATGACGCAGGAAAGAGTAATTACGCATTGTATATTTCTTCAGACGCCACTTTTCAAAGCAACCACTACTGTAGTTTTTGTTTAGGTCAAAGCTAAATTCTGGGTGTACCATTCCATTGGTGCCATTTGTAAGTGCTAGTCTACAGAAACCTGCTTAGTATATGGGGGTGTGTCCTCATCCCCCATCCATTACCAAAGAATGCCAGTGCCCAGTGACAATCAGTATCCATGATAAAAGCTGTCTCAAgtttatttctcattatttttttgtcaatttgacattttaatcatATGGATTTTTTGAtggggagaaggggagaaattAAGGATTATGAAATGACAATTCCATGTTGGCGAATTGCACTTCATGAATGGCAACGAATATGATGCATATCGTAAGAAAATACCAGAAAAAGctatatttgaaaaataaagaggGAACACTTTcagatgtaaaatgaaaagcGTTGTAGAGGACATATATTTCATAAATCTTAATGACCATTTAAATTGAGACCCTAATCTCTGTGCTACAGTTTtgacatgaaatatttacattgaCTTCAGTTAAACAAAAAGTTAtcttaacaattcacctgtacAGTCATAGGTCTGCTAATATTTAACTTCTATATTGAACAGGTGGAAATAGAAACCCCCCAAACAAatagacaattaaaaaaaaaaaaaaccacgattTGTTTCAACGAGGAGACATCATATGTACTACATTGGCACTTAAACATTGTTCAGTTTTTTGCTACACTTTGCATTAAGTACTCCTGCTACATATCTATATCATTTACTGCATATATTTACTCCAAAATAATGAGATGATGCTGTGCATACAGTCACCAAATAATGTTGTTATGACCAGACTAATCTACAATAGTGACCTATTGTTCTCTTAAATGTAActtaaagaaacaacaacaaaaaatctttgacagtacaaaatatttcatgaaagAGTTCTACATTGAAATTTGCTATTGCCCTTGTCAACTAAAGTCATTATCCCTACACTGTTAAATGTATGGTTGTAATTCTTACTACAGTATTAAAAAGCAAGTATAGAGAAACTGTCCAGTTGCATAACAAAATTTCTCACACACGctacatcagacacacacatgcatgcacacacgatTGTTTATGTGAATTAAGAAATTTCATGTGCAACTATAGAAACTTGTGCCAAATGATCTACTGCATTTAAGTTTTGCtcttagcctttttttttacagggttGAGGAACTTTGTTTATAGTCTCTAAGGATGACCGATGCGTACGTCACACTTGGCGGGGTACACAATATCGACTCAGACACAGGAGAGTTGGGAATGGGACTGCCTGAGCCTACGGAATCTCGGAAAGGGGAGGGCGGCATGAGAGCCATGGAGTCCTCCATCGCCATTTTTATCTGTACCAGCTCCTCCTCGTCATGGATCTGGGCATTATCGTACATATAGCCATGGAGGAGACCAAACTGCTCGCTCTcaacttcctcctcctccaggggAGAAGTCGGCTCCTCTTGGTAAGGGTCCAGCTCCAGAGGCAGGACCTGCTGAGGCTGTATCATATGGGGCTGGTACATTGGCCTCACCATATTCTCTGTGCTTTGTAGACTGATGATATCGTTAAGCTCAGGCATGTTGGAATTGTAATTTCCCACAACCTCCTGGAGAGGATCCACAATGACATGTTTAGAAAGAACACTGTTTTGTGGCAAGTGTTGTTCAGGGGGGTAATATTCCAGATCTGGACCCACCTCCTTCATGGGCTCACTGACAGGCGATTGCCTGTGAGCCATCAGTTGGGGGCTACAGGGGGTGTTGTATCGGACTTGGTCACCCTCGTCCTCCTCGGCAACATTGTACAGAGTTTTGGTGCTTAGATCTGAAAAGTCCATGCCTGTGTCATGGTAGGTATTAGTTAGGGGTTTAATGACAGCCATCTGATTGGATCCGGCTTCCTGTTTCTTCACATGTACAGACAGTCTGTGCCACATGTGTTCTCCTTTCGGAGGATGTCTTGAACCTGGTTCAGACCATGACACAGACTTTCCATTAGAACTatgaacaaaataaagatgGCTGTTATTTCACAGGAACCGAGAAAAGTGGACACAAGAACAACATTTCTGGTTCATGTAAAAAGAATGGAGCCATTCTGTCAGAGCTATAGCCCTGAAATGActtatatgttttatatgtgaTGTAACGCGTAATATAAATGATACATATAATGATATAATATATTAACAGCATACTGATACTTAAAACGCATTTACTGATATTTAAAATGTGCCTCATAGAAGTGACATGATTATTTTTTCTTACatgaaatttaaatattttcgTAACGTTTCATATTGCATGAAAGTTATGGTATATATAAACTCTCATTTTTCTAATTAAGTTCGAGTCTTAGAGGATATCACCCTTATCGCTCTAGCACAGCTTTTCTCTGCCGTACTGCTGGGACACCCCTGGGTATACAGGACTTTAATTGGAGCCAACCTGTAATTCAGAGATGTCTGAGAAAGCTGTTAATTGAGCATTGCATTGGACATGGCATGACCAGGAGGTCCAGAGAGCAGTTTAAATTAAGAGATTTTACCCTGGGGTGTCCAAGCAACAGGACAGGAAGAAGCTATCCTGGGGGCATCTCTGTACTTACTTAGCGTTTCCAGGCGCATTCTTCTTCCTTTTGAACATGTTCAGAAGGCTGTTGCTCCTGCACGCGATTTTGCCATCCCCCACGTGCATGCGCACCACGTCGGAGGTAGTGAAGGCACTCCTCACATTCCTCTCTGGTTTGGCAATGATAATGTACATTTTGGGGGTAAACATACAGCCCAGTGCTACCGTGAcgctgagactgacagagaaagaggtggtGATGATCTTGTAGTTGGACCCAAAGTAGATGGGCACGAAAGCCAACCAGATTATACAGGTGGTGTACATAGTAAAAGCGATGTATTTTGCTTCGTTGAAGTTGGCCGGGACATTGCGCGTCTTGAAGGCATAGTAGGTGCAGCTCAATATGAGCAGACCGTTGTAGCCCAACGGCGCCACCATGCCTACGTTGCTGGTATTGCAGATGAGATAGACCTCCCTAATGCTGGGGTAGGATTTAATGGGCTCCGGTGGTTCCAGGATAATGAGGGTGATCTCCAGCGTGAGCTGTATGCTAATGAGTATGAAGGCGATGACCACTTGGGCCCAAGCACTCATGAAACGAGGCTTCCTCGTACAGATTTTCTTCTTGCTGCCGGCCAGGATACGTGCAATCCGATTGGTCTTGGTGACCAGAGCTGAGTAACACATGGCGGCGGATAAGCCTACCAGGAGGCGCTGCAGGAAACAGGAAGCCACAGTGGGCCGGGCAATGAGGGTGAATGGGCAGATGTAGCCCAGAAAAATGCCAGCCAGGATGATGTAGCAGAGCTCACGGCTGGAAGACTTGACCacaggtgtgtctctgtatagGATGAAGATGAAGGTAACAAACATGGTGACTAAGATGCCCAGACAGGAGAAGACCACAGCTACAATGGACTCGGGATGGCCCCACTCCAGATAGCGCAGCGGGATGGGCTCACAACCTGGGAAGACCAAGAAACACATACAATGTCACATTATCAACACCTTAATTGTTTGATATTAGCTTGTTCCTTTAGCTAGACTGTAACTTATGAAATAGGATAtgtaacaacacacattttgtgTGCCTGGTAGCTCATCCGGTGTGGTTGTTTCGATATGCTTTCAACACTTTCAAAATCAAGAACGGGGACATGTGGTTGGAAATAGCAAGTATCGGTGCCACTCATTTACATAACTGCAGATGCCCAAGAATTCTTGTTTCGCACCACAACTTGGAGAACTAGCCTGTAAATGCACCAGTCCTGTGGACCATGGTTTCCCCGTGTATATGTAGCATTAGCTATTTATAAGCATTAAAAATATACAAAGCTCAAAAGTACAGCAGGAGACTGTGATCAGCTGGatataaattaaaaatggtAATAGCTTTTCGCTTCAGATTGTGTTCCACTCCTGCAAAATTGTCCATCTGAGCCTGTGACCAGCACTCCAATGCACCAAGTGCTAAAGTAGGTTTCCAGTTCAGCTAAAAATAATTGGCCTCTTCACTAAGGGACTGGGCAGTAGACAGAGCCAAGTCAAGGGATGTACTGCGGCAGGACTGAGAGATGCTGCAGCAAATCACTCTTGCGGTTCATGTTATGTGGTTCATGACATGTGGTTCATGGCACTAAAGCTGTGAATCTCGATAATTACATCTTTACCTTTCGCCTCATCTCATCTGTATTATATTTTCCTATAATTTCTATCATATGTTTGTATCTCATGGAATGTCCGTACTATGACTGCACCAATATCCAACATTCAAGGTTGAGGGTTGAGACAACGTTGTCacgtaaaaatgaaaaacaatccTAATCTAAACgtattacatatatttacatatgtttaaaaaatgtcccactgccgtcctgttttgtttgttttgggggcgTGTTAAGCCCTTTGAGaatttaaacagtgatattaggctctaaataaacttgaaacttgaaacttgaagaacaaataatgcaaataacAAGAAGCACCCATATATTATCTGTACAGGTAACAAAGAGCACAAGACAGAGCTGGTGCAAAATGCCCTTCAAAGTCATGAAAAATACATGGGCAAAGGATTTTATGGATGCAGTACATTGACATTGAAACTGGCAGAGTACCTTCAAAAATAGGCCAGATAAGTGGTTAGAGAAGTAGGGCTGTCACATAGGTGGTAAGTTGCAGAGAGTTAACAATCTGTACAAATGATAAATGGCCCAAGGGTATCACGGGATAACTTTGAGAATAGGGCAGCAATGGGTGTAACTAAAGAGCAAAGTCACCAGCgaaaaacaaaagtttgtgGGTGGGCTATGAAGTGAtggcatcttttgttttttttgtccatttagGGGACTTTACATTTGAAACTTTTAGTTTCAACAAGAACAAACGAGGCGAACGATTCGCTGCTGACACATATGCTATGCCACTTCAGCTGTGATTGTAACACCCCCAGCAAAAATGTACCCCTGTTAAAGTGAAATGAGATCACATTGTTTATTTAGTAAGGAGAGTGTCTCTTGTAGTCATCTGAGTCTTCACAGAACAGCACTTATCGTAGTAGCAGGGATAAAAGGGAACGGTATACCTTGCAGCTCTTGGTCGGGCCA
Proteins encoded in this region:
- the grm1b gene encoding metabotropic glutamate receptor 1b, with amino-acid sequence MWNIMSMNMTVGLFLPLLLFGSLALSNNNMYERSLVPRAVSRSVARMDGDIIIGALFSVHHQPSAEKVAERKCGEIREQYGIQRVEAMFHTLDRINADPNLLPNITLGCEIRDSCWHSSVALEQSIEFIRDSLISIRDDRDGSRWCIDGTPSSQPPTKKKPIAGVIGPGSSSVAIQVQNLLQLFNIPQIAYSATSIDLSDKTLYKYFLRVVPSDTLQARALLDIVKRYNWTYVSAVHTEGNYGESGMEAFKELASQEGLCIAHSDKIYSNAGEKHFDRLLRKLRERLPKARVVVCFCEGMTVRGLLMAMRRLGVAGEFLLIGSDGWADRDEVVEGYEQEAVGGITVKLQSEEVSSFDDYFLKLRLNTNTRNPWFAEFWQHRFQCRIPGHPQENSNYKKNCSGYESLEENYVQDSKMGFVINAIYAMAHGLHDMHQHVCPGYVGLCPAMDPIDGSTLLEFLLKTSFTGVSGEDVWFDENGDTPGRYDIMNLQYVEPGVYDYINIGSWHEGILSIDDYMIQMNRSEMVRSVCSEPCSKGEIKVIRKGEVSCCWICTACKDNEYVQDEFTCKACDLGWWPDQELQGCEPIPLRYLEWGHPESIVAVVFSCLGILVTMFVTFIFILYRDTPVVKSSSRELCYIILAGIFLGYICPFTLIARPTVASCFLQRLLVGLSAAMCYSALVTKTNRIARILAGSKKKICTRKPRFMSAWAQVVIAFILISIQLTLEITLIILEPPEPIKSYPSIREVYLICNTSNVGMVAPLGYNGLLILSCTYYAFKTRNVPANFNEAKYIAFTMYTTCIIWLAFVPIYFGSNYKIITTSFSVSLSVTVALGCMFTPKMYIIIAKPERNVRSAFTTSDVVRMHVGDGKIACRSNSLLNMFKRKKNAPGNANSNGKSVSWSEPGSRHPPKGEHMWHRLSVHVKKQEAGSNQMAVIKPLTNTYHDTGMDFSDLSTKTLYNVAEEDEGDQVRYNTPCSPQLMAHRQSPVSEPMKEVGPDLEYYPPEQHLPQNSVLSKHVIVDPLQEVVGNYNSNMPELNDIISLQSTENMVRPMYQPHMIQPQQVLPLELDPYQEEPTSPLEEEEVESEQFGLLHGYMYDNAQIHDEEELVQIKMAMEDSMALMPPSPFRDSVGSGSPIPNSPVSESILCTPPSVTYASVILRDYKQSSSTL